The genome window AGTCGATATTTATTGTTAGTACAAACGGGCGATACGACACTCGATTATCAAGAAGCCGTTGCATTTTTTGCCGGCTCGCCCCAGTTTGTCCAACCTGGTGGATCTCATGGCTTCGATCGATTTGAAGACCTTATTCCCGCTATTGTTGCCTTTGCTAACAATAAAATAGATCTTCCTGAACCCGTCTCACTGCCTGCTTCTTTTTAAGGATTGACGTAAACAATGACGAAGCAATATAACGCTGAATCGATAGAGGTCTTAAGTGGCCTAGAACCGGTACAACGACGACCGGGTATGTACACCGATACGGATAGACCCAATCACCTAGCGCAAGAAGTCATCGATAACTCTGTGGATGAGGCGTTAGCAGGCCACGCTAAACAAATTGATGTGGTGCTACATAAAGATGGATACCTGTCGGTTAGTGATGATGGCCGGGGCATGCCGGTTGATATTCATCCAGAAGAAGGGGTGAGCGGTGTTGAGCTGATCCTGACGCGTCTGCATGCTGGGGGTAAGTTTAGCAGTGATAATTACCAATACTCGGGTGGCTTGCACGGTGTTGGTGTATCGGTGGTAAATGCGTTATCAAAATTACTTGAGGTGCAGATCAAACGTGATGGTCAAGTGTACCGCATCGGGTTTGCTGACGGTGCTAAGGTCTCCGAACTGGAGGTGATAGACACGTGTGGTAAGCGAAATACAGGGACAACGGTACGTTTTCTTGCCGACCCTAAGTATTTTGATTCACCTAAGTACAGTGTATCAAGGCTTAAACATAACTTACGAGCCAAAGCTGTTCTCTGCCCCGGCTTGAAAGTTACCTTTAATGATCAAAGTAGCGGTAAAAGCGAAAAAGAAGAGTGGTATTACGAAGACGGCTTATGTGATTACCTCAAAAGCAGCACTCAGGTTTATGAAACATTACCTGAACAGCCTTTTACGGGGAGCTTGCAGGGCGAAGAAGACGCTGTTGAGTGGGCGGTTCAATGGCTTCCGGAAGGCGGCGAACAAACCTGTGAAAGCTTTGTTAACTTGATACCGACAGCTGTCGGAGGTACGCACGTCAATGGTTTTCGAACAGGGCTTTTAGAGGCCATGCGAGAGTTTTGTGAGTTTCGTAACCTTTTACCGCGCGGCGTCAAACTCACGCCTGATGATATCTGGGAGCGGTGTTGCTACATATTGTCAGCAAAAATGCATGATCCTCAATTTGCAGGGCAGACAAAAGAGCGTTTGTCATCGCGGCATATAGCGGCCTTTATCTCTGGCGTGACGAAGGATGCCTTTTCGCTGTGGCTCAACAGTAACGTAGAAGAAGGCGAAAAAATTGCCGATATGGTGATAAGTAACGCTCAGAAGCGTCTGCGTTCAAGCAAAAAAGTGATTCGTAAAAAGGTGACTCAAGGCCCCGCATTGCCCGGAAAGCTAGCAGATTGCTCCGGTGTTGAAACGATGCGTTCTGAGTTGTTCCTCGTCGAAGGTGACTCCGCAGGCGGTTCCGCAAAGCAGGCACGTGATCGACAATTCCAAGCCATTATGCCTTTGCGCGGAAAGATCTTAAATACATGGGAAGTCGAGTCCGGTGACATTTTATCCTCCCAAGAGATTCATGATATCTCCGTGGCGGTCGGTGTAGAGCCCGGGTCTGACAACCTAGAAGGCTTGCGCTATGGCCGAATCTGTATTTTAGCGGATGCTGACTCTGATGGATTGCATATTGCGACGTTGATTTGTGCGCTCTTTTTGCGCCACTTCAAACCGCTGGTGGATGCCGGTCATATTTATGTGGCTATGCCGCCGTTGTACCGCATTGATGCCGGTAAAGAAGTTTACTATGCACTTGATGATGCAGAGAAAGACGGTATCACAGAGCGTCTGCGTGCTGAGCGCAAGAATGTGAAAATTGGAGTGCAACGATTCAAGGGGCTGGGGGAAATGAACCCAATGCAGCTTCGTGAAACGACCATGGATCCCGATACGCGCCGTCTTGTGCAGCTCACCTTGGATGCAGACGATAATACGCATGAAACCATGGATATGCTGCTGGCTAAAAAGCGCGCCGCTGACCGCAAAGTCTGGTTAGAGTCTAAAGGCGACCTTGCTGATATTTAGGATGTGACATGCCCGGTTATCAATCGAGATAGCTGGCAGCGGGTTGCTGACGACAAGATTGAATGGATAGAAAAAACCCATGAGTGAAATAAACATTGATGACAGTATCGAGCGCCTCTCGTTAAAGTCGTTTACTGAAAAGGCGTATTTGGACTATTCCATGTATGTCATTCTAGACCGTGCGCTGCCAAATATCGGTGACGGCATGAAGCCTGTACAGCGTCGTATTATCTACGCGATGTCTGAGTTGGGTTTGAAAGCGGCCGCTAAGCACAAGAAATCGGCACGTACAGTGGGGGACGTATTAGGTAAGTTTCATCCCCATGGTGATAGTGCGTGCTACGAAGCGATGGTTTTGATGGCGCAGCCGTTTAGCTATCGCTACCCGCTCGTGGATGGACAGGGTAACTGGGGATCGCAAGATGATCCTAAATCGTTTGCCGCAATGCGATATACCGAGTCTCGTTTAGCTAAATATGCTGAAGTCCTGTTGAAAGAAATAGGGCTAGGAACGGTTGAGTGGCAGCCAAACTTTGATGGCTCTCTTAATGAGCCTATGGTGCTACCTGCCCGTTTACCAAATATATTGTTGAATGGCGGAACGGGTATTGCTGTCGGCATGGCGACGGATATTCCGCCGCATAACTTGCGCGAAGTGACCAGTGCGTGCATCCATTTATTGGATAACCCTAAAGCGGATGTGGCTCAGTTATGTGAATTCATTCCTGGCCCAGATATGCCGACGGATGCTGAAATTATCAGCTCGCCATCGGATTTGCGCAAAGTGTACGAAACCGGTCGCGGCTCTGTGCGGATGCGGGCTGTTTATACCGTTGAAAGCGGTGATGTGGTAGTGACCGCTCTGCCATACCAGGTGTCCGGCGCCAAGGTGCTTGAGCAGATTGCTCAACAAATGCAGCAGAAAAAACTGCCAATGGTTGCTGATTTACGCGACGAATCAGACCATGAAAACCCGACGCGCCTAGTCATTATACCTCGTTCGAATCGTATCGATATCGAGCAGTTGATGGCTCATTTGTTCGCGTCGACCGACCTTGAGCGAACTTATCGTATCAACATGAATATGATTGGTATTGATGGACGTCCTCAGGTTAAAGATTTGCGTCAAATTTTAGTCGAATGGCTCAGTTGGCGAACCAGTGTTGTACGCCGTCGTTTAGAATACCGTTTGGCTAAAGTGTTAGATCGCTTACACATCCTTGAAGGTTTGATGACGGCCTATCTGAATATTGATGAAGTGATCGCTATCATTCGTAATGAGGATGAGCCTAAAGCGGAATTGATGAGCCGTTTTAATTTATCAGCCTTACAAGCCGACGCTATCTTAGACTTGAAGCTGCGCCATTTGGCTAAACTCGAAGAGTTTAAGATTAAAGGTGAGCAGGATGAGTTAGAAGAAGAGCGTAAGCGTATAGAGCTTATTTTGGGCTCGGATCAACGTATGCGCACATTGATCAAGAAAGAGCTAAAAGAAGACATGGACACCTACGGTGATGATCGCCGTTCGCCGATTGTCCAGCGTGCTGAAGCGCAAGCATTTAGTGAGAAAGATTTGCTATCGGCTGATCCTGTTACCGTCGTTATCTCTAAGCAAGGATGGATTCGTGCAGCGAAAGGGCATGATATTGATCCTGAAGGTTTAAGCTACAAAGCGGGTGATGGCTTTAAAGTTGCGTGCCCTGGGCGGATGAACCAACCGTTAATTCTATTAGATACTACGGGGCGCAGTTACACGCTTGATACACATACACTGCCTTCTGCCAGAGGTCAGGGAGAGCCAATAACCGGTAAGATCAGCCTACCCGCTGGCGCAACGATTGAAACCGCCTTGTCTGGTAAACCTTCAGACAAGGTGTTACTGGCGTCTGATGCTGGGTATGGTTTTATAACAACGGTGGAAGACTTATCCAGCAAAACCAAAAATGGTAAAGCGGCGCTAACTTTGCCTAAAAACGCACAAGTGTTGCCTCCTGTTGGGGTGCCTTATGTTGAAGGGCACTGGTTAGCAGCGGTTACCACTGAAGGGCGTTTGTTAGTGTTCCCAGTAGCTGAGTTGCCCGAGCTGGCGCGAGGCAAAGGAAATAAAATCATTAACATTCCGTCGGTGAGAGCCTCAACTCGAGAGGAGGTCGTCACGGCATTAGCAGTGCTTCCAGAAGGGGCGGCGCTAAAGGTGCATGCTGGACGTCAGCATCTTAACTTGAAGGCTTCTGATTTGGAGCATTATCGAGGAGAGAGAGGGCGACGCGGTAACAAGTTGCCACGAGGCTATCAGCGAGTAGACCAACTGGAAGTGGTGGCAAATGACAAGCCGGATGCTTCATCGCAAGACTAGTTCTGCATACTCATAAAAAAAGCCGAAGCGAGAATACCGCTTCGGCTTTTTTGTACGTTAAGTGTACCTATTTTTCGAGATAGACAATGGCTAAGTAGAACAAGCTCTAATCAGCGGTATTAAGCTTTGATAACAGGTGTTCAGATTGTTTTTTGAGTAAGTCCTGATAACTATTACTCATGGCGAGAATAAGGACCTTATCTTCTTCTTCGCGTTGAATGTTTGCGTGCTGTAATAGTCCAGTTTTTAAATGTTGGGCTTCAGTGAGGGCTGTGTGGCTAATCAGCTCATTCGATTGAGTGGTGCGTGTTAGAAACAGAGCTTCTTCTTTGATGAGTGACAGTTTGGTTCTGTTTCCACGCACGAGAGCAATATGAAGGTTAAGTGCTGGTTGCATTTGACGGATGCGGCTTTGGTTAAAGGCACGATAAAGAAGCACGAAAAGCTTTGCGGCGCATAACGCATGAATGCCGTGGCTATCTTCTGCATCCTGATCATCAAAAAATAACTCCATGTCGCCCGTTGCTTGTACCGTTATTTCACCACCATAAATGGTGGCGACCTGGCGCAGCAGCTGTTCATATGTGTCGAGCAGGGACTCGTGCAGTTCGGGCTCTATGTAATCACTGTGGCCGGTTGTTGCGTCAATGTAGATTAGGTAGGCCGCTTCGGTAGGAGCTAAAGATAACTCTAGCTGATGCTCTAGAGAGTATAAGTCCAATTGCTCTTCGGGGCGGGCTTCTCGTAATGGGTTGGCAGAAGGTACGCTAGGCTCTGTCATTTTAGCGGTTACAGAGTACAAGGGACGCGAATTTTCAATTGGGCTACTATCGTCGAGTTCGTTGCTGGTGGTTGAAAAAGTCGACGCATGATCTGTTACTTGCGCGAGCTCCTGTGCTTCATCGTCTGCCGGAGCCGGGACAAAATGAGGCATACGCACTTGATAGTCAGGCTTCAATAAGGCGACTAGCTCATCATTGTTGAGCTCTTCTTCGACGGCGGTAGTATAGGCTGA of Neptunomonas phycophila contains these proteins:
- the parE gene encoding DNA topoisomerase IV subunit B, translating into MTKQYNAESIEVLSGLEPVQRRPGMYTDTDRPNHLAQEVIDNSVDEALAGHAKQIDVVLHKDGYLSVSDDGRGMPVDIHPEEGVSGVELILTRLHAGGKFSSDNYQYSGGLHGVGVSVVNALSKLLEVQIKRDGQVYRIGFADGAKVSELEVIDTCGKRNTGTTVRFLADPKYFDSPKYSVSRLKHNLRAKAVLCPGLKVTFNDQSSGKSEKEEWYYEDGLCDYLKSSTQVYETLPEQPFTGSLQGEEDAVEWAVQWLPEGGEQTCESFVNLIPTAVGGTHVNGFRTGLLEAMREFCEFRNLLPRGVKLTPDDIWERCCYILSAKMHDPQFAGQTKERLSSRHIAAFISGVTKDAFSLWLNSNVEEGEKIADMVISNAQKRLRSSKKVIRKKVTQGPALPGKLADCSGVETMRSELFLVEGDSAGGSAKQARDRQFQAIMPLRGKILNTWEVESGDILSSQEIHDISVAVGVEPGSDNLEGLRYGRICILADADSDGLHIATLICALFLRHFKPLVDAGHIYVAMPPLYRIDAGKEVYYALDDAEKDGITERLRAERKNVKIGVQRFKGLGEMNPMQLRETTMDPDTRRLVQLTLDADDNTHETMDMLLAKKRAADRKVWLESKGDLADI
- the parC gene encoding DNA topoisomerase IV subunit A; translation: MSEINIDDSIERLSLKSFTEKAYLDYSMYVILDRALPNIGDGMKPVQRRIIYAMSELGLKAAAKHKKSARTVGDVLGKFHPHGDSACYEAMVLMAQPFSYRYPLVDGQGNWGSQDDPKSFAAMRYTESRLAKYAEVLLKEIGLGTVEWQPNFDGSLNEPMVLPARLPNILLNGGTGIAVGMATDIPPHNLREVTSACIHLLDNPKADVAQLCEFIPGPDMPTDAEIISSPSDLRKVYETGRGSVRMRAVYTVESGDVVVTALPYQVSGAKVLEQIAQQMQQKKLPMVADLRDESDHENPTRLVIIPRSNRIDIEQLMAHLFASTDLERTYRINMNMIGIDGRPQVKDLRQILVEWLSWRTSVVRRRLEYRLAKVLDRLHILEGLMTAYLNIDEVIAIIRNEDEPKAELMSRFNLSALQADAILDLKLRHLAKLEEFKIKGEQDELEEERKRIELILGSDQRMRTLIKKELKEDMDTYGDDRRSPIVQRAEAQAFSEKDLLSADPVTVVISKQGWIRAAKGHDIDPEGLSYKAGDGFKVACPGRMNQPLILLDTTGRSYTLDTHTLPSARGQGEPITGKISLPAGATIETALSGKPSDKVLLASDAGYGFITTVEDLSSKTKNGKAALTLPKNAQVLPPVGVPYVEGHWLAAVTTEGRLLVFPVAELPELARGKGNKIINIPSVRASTREEVVTALAVLPEGAALKVHAGRQHLNLKASDLEHYRGERGRRGNKLPRGYQRVDQLEVVANDKPDASSQD